The window TCGGCCCGTTGTCCAGGTAGATCACCAGGCGCTTGACGTGCCCCAGGCCGGCGCCGGCCTGGGGCCACCACAACGGCAACGCGTCGGCCCCGGCGTCGCGGGGCTCGCGCGAGCCGAAGATCAGCCTCAACGCCCCGGTCGCCACCATCAGGATGCCGAAGGGGGTCAACTTCTCCTTGGCCGGCGGGTCGTGGTCCCAGCCCTCGGCCACCTCACCGTCGGAGCCGGTCCGGGTTTTTCCCCCCGCGGACATACTCGCCCAGGGCCACCTTGGCCTTGGTGTCCATCGAGATCTCCAGCGTCGCGGGATCGGCGCGGGCCTGCTCACGCACCGCCACGACGTCGGCGAAGATCGCGTCGGTCTGTTCGGTCTTCTTCAGCGGCTTCCCCTTCCTGATCCGCTTGAGGCGGTAGTTCATCCGGTTGA is drawn from Actinomycetota bacterium and contains these coding sequences:
- a CDS encoding ISAzo13 family transposase, encoding ADIRAIAEPRSYADPSLKSARRYTHLSAAEVRTALIARGHAEADLPAERTMRDILNRMNYRLKRIRKGKPLKKTEQTDAIFADVVAVREQARADPATLEISMDTKAKVALGEYVRGGKNPDRLRR